From Nonlabens sp. Ci31, the proteins below share one genomic window:
- a CDS encoding DUF2723 domain-containing protein — translation MKFNYAQLNKIIGWAVFAIALFVFWSTVEPTVSYWDAGEYIATSSKLEVGHPPGAPLYQMMGAVFSIFALEATDIAYTVNLLAVFSSAFTILFMFWSLTLLLKRHILKDKANDIMVLGAAAVGALAFAVTDSFWYNAVEAEVYAPAALLMSVLFYIGLLWERDMLLPRGDRWLILISFVVGLSFGIHFMGILTIPAIGLLWYFKHYKKITLFNFIVANVAVIAVLLFVFKLLLPYTLSIFGYLEVFFVNDIGLPFNSGTIIALLLIIGLFAFLISLSRKRNKPLLNTITLCIMFVLVGFSSWTMLPIRANAGTPINENAPNDARALLAYYNREQYPSPGLFYGESFTDMYAGYNPDDPDTEDNEAFKDEKPKYEKDYTLGKYVIVNNYKDAIPNTNDRHKGFFPRMTDPSRATNYIEFMGGLEYTVKEQYKNNQELLSVLDDYERRLQRGTIDIKEYIDVLVSLRDAVDIDKPSFVNDMKYMANYQISYMYMRYFMWNFTGRQNDVQGEWDSYDGNWLSGIGFIDEWRLGTQDELSDDMLNNKSRNTYFFLPLILGILGAVFHARKDLKSFYVTLALFLFTGLAIIVYLNQAMFQVRERDYAYVGSFLVFSMWIGMGVYAIYEMLCDVMKSRLAQVLSLTACFAAAPLLMGYQNWDDHDRSDKYTALASAKKYLDSCLPNALIFTIGDNDTFPLWYAQEVEGYRTDVRVVCTSLLSTDWYMDDMKKKAWDSEPVPSTLTHSKYKFGTRDALYYADKERIQQRMRDLTQDATYMFPDTMKLDEWMEWVASDKKVTQEQMRNEHFEHTFPTRSITIPVNKEAVLRNGVVLQKDADRIVDEIVINIKDDVIYKNRMFMLDIINANNWERPIYFSGGAFGDEDYIWMKEYLQLDGCAYRLIPIKYTPEDGRDPFDMGRIDPDYAYQVIKNWEWGNSGSATIYHDVETRRNSVGYRSNIARASEALAKDGQFKKAEELLDLGMEHMPLEYYGNYSMLEPFVSGYYELDRKDKARDLLNKIILKYQDELDHYNALTLAEQEVNYSRIQQAVVRYNSITEVPVFYNDQKMIDKHVATYNEYFKPFIRYLNDAYYISKNGENIEGVFPDSAAATELRDLLDNAVDNVTTVREDIPTDTVE, via the coding sequence ATGAAATTCAACTACGCACAATTAAATAAAATCATAGGCTGGGCTGTCTTTGCCATAGCATTATTCGTTTTTTGGAGTACGGTAGAGCCTACAGTGAGTTACTGGGATGCCGGTGAATACATCGCTACCTCTTCCAAACTAGAAGTAGGACACCCACCAGGAGCTCCACTTTACCAAATGATGGGTGCTGTTTTTTCCATATTTGCGTTGGAAGCTACAGATATTGCCTATACCGTTAACCTTCTAGCCGTATTCTCTAGTGCGTTTACGATTCTATTCATGTTTTGGTCGCTCACCCTTTTGTTAAAAAGACATATTTTAAAGGATAAAGCAAATGATATCATGGTTTTAGGAGCTGCGGCAGTAGGCGCTCTTGCCTTTGCAGTAACGGACAGCTTTTGGTACAACGCAGTAGAAGCAGAAGTCTATGCGCCAGCTGCCCTGTTGATGAGTGTCCTGTTTTACATAGGCTTGTTGTGGGAACGCGACATGTTATTACCACGTGGCGACCGCTGGCTTATTCTTATTTCTTTTGTCGTAGGACTTTCTTTCGGGATTCACTTTATGGGGATTCTTACCATTCCTGCTATAGGATTGCTTTGGTACTTTAAGCATTATAAGAAAATCACCCTTTTCAACTTTATCGTGGCAAATGTTGCCGTTATTGCCGTATTGCTTTTTGTTTTTAAATTATTGCTTCCCTACACCCTCAGTATTTTTGGTTATTTAGAAGTGTTTTTTGTCAACGATATCGGTCTTCCTTTTAACTCAGGAACCATTATCGCCCTATTACTTATTATTGGATTATTTGCTTTTTTAATCTCGCTTTCGCGAAAGCGTAACAAACCACTCCTCAACACCATCACGCTGTGCATCATGTTTGTTTTAGTAGGATTTTCTTCGTGGACCATGTTGCCTATAAGAGCAAACGCAGGAACACCTATCAACGAGAATGCCCCTAACGATGCGCGTGCCCTACTGGCTTATTACAATAGGGAGCAGTACCCATCCCCTGGGTTATTTTACGGTGAGTCCTTTACAGATATGTATGCTGGATACAATCCTGATGATCCCGACACAGAAGATAACGAGGCCTTTAAAGATGAAAAGCCGAAGTATGAAAAAGATTACACTTTGGGTAAATACGTTATCGTTAATAATTATAAAGATGCAATACCTAATACCAACGACCGTCATAAAGGATTTTTCCCTCGCATGACAGACCCTTCCCGAGCCACTAACTATATAGAATTTATGGGTGGTCTGGAGTATACGGTAAAAGAACAATATAAAAACAACCAAGAACTCTTGTCGGTGCTCGATGATTATGAGCGCAGGTTGCAACGCGGTACTATAGATATAAAAGAATATATAGATGTCCTGGTTTCCTTACGTGATGCTGTAGATATAGATAAACCTAGTTTTGTAAATGACATGAAGTACATGGCTAACTACCAGATCAGTTATATGTACATGCGTTACTTTATGTGGAATTTTACAGGTAGACAAAACGATGTGCAAGGAGAATGGGATTCCTATGACGGCAACTGGCTCAGCGGTATAGGTTTTATTGATGAATGGAGACTGGGAACACAAGACGAACTAAGTGATGACATGCTGAATAATAAAAGCCGCAATACCTACTTCTTCTTACCGCTTATTTTAGGAATCTTAGGAGCTGTTTTTCACGCACGTAAAGATTTGAAATCTTTTTATGTGACTTTAGCCTTGTTTCTTTTTACCGGGCTGGCCATCATCGTATACCTCAACCAGGCAATGTTTCAAGTAAGAGAACGAGATTATGCATATGTAGGATCCTTTTTAGTATTTAGCATGTGGATAGGAATGGGTGTTTATGCGATTTATGAAATGCTGTGCGATGTCATGAAATCAAGACTCGCACAGGTACTTTCCTTAACGGCTTGTTTTGCCGCTGCACCCCTACTTATGGGATATCAAAACTGGGACGATCACGATAGATCTGACAAATACACCGCTCTCGCTAGTGCCAAAAAATACCTGGACAGCTGCTTGCCTAATGCCTTGATCTTTACCATAGGAGATAACGACACTTTCCCATTGTGGTATGCACAAGAAGTGGAAGGTTACCGCACTGATGTGCGTGTCGTGTGTACCTCCCTATTAAGTACCGACTGGTACATGGACGATATGAAAAAGAAAGCTTGGGATAGTGAACCTGTTCCTTCTACGCTTACCCATAGCAAATACAAGTTTGGAACCCGCGATGCCTTGTACTATGCAGACAAAGAACGCATACAGCAGCGCATGCGAGACTTGACTCAAGATGCTACCTATATGTTTCCTGACACCATGAAGTTAGATGAATGGATGGAATGGGTAGCCAGTGATAAAAAAGTCACACAGGAGCAAATGCGTAATGAACACTTTGAGCATACCTTCCCTACAAGATCTATTACCATACCTGTTAATAAAGAAGCAGTTCTTAGAAATGGTGTCGTACTACAAAAGGATGCTGATAGAATTGTAGATGAAATAGTCATCAATATAAAGGACGACGTGATCTATAAAAACAGAATGTTCATGCTGGACATTATCAATGCTAACAACTGGGAACGCCCTATTTATTTCTCTGGTGGCGCCTTCGGTGATGAGGATTATATATGGATGAAGGAGTATTTACAACTCGATGGTTGTGCCTACCGATTGATCCCTATAAAATATACTCCAGAAGATGGGCGTGATCCATTTGATATGGGAAGAATAGATCCTGATTATGCCTATCAAGTGATTAAAAATTGGGAATGGGGTAATAGTGGCTCAGCAACTATTTATCACGATGTAGAAACCAGACGCAACAGTGTGGGCTACCGAAGTAATATTGCACGAGCATCTGAAGCTTTAGCAAAAGACGGTCAATTTAAAAAGGCTGAAGAACTTTTAGATCTGGGAATGGAACACATGCCTTTAGAATATTATGGGAACTACTCCATGCTAGAACCATTTGTGTCTGGCTATTATGAATTGGACAGAAAAGACAAAGCAAGAGACTTATTGAACAAGATCATTTTAAAATACCAAGATGAATTGGATCACTACAACGCTTTAACACTCGCTGAGCAAGAAGTTAATTACTCGCGTATACAACAAGCAGTTGTTAGATACAACTCTATCACTGAAGTACCTGTTTTCTATAATGATCAAAAAATGATCGATAAGCATGTAGCTACCTATAACGAATACTTTAAACCTTTCATCAGGTATTTAAATGATGCCTATTACATCAGTAAAAACGGCGAAAACATAGAAGGCGTCTTTCCCGATTCTGCTGCAGCAACAGAGTTGAGAGACCTACTTGATAATGCGGTTGATAATGTCACAACGGTAAGAGAAGATATTCCTACAGATACGGTTGAATAA
- a CDS encoding polysaccharide deacetylase family protein translates to MGWYPDCVPDWFSNLFPSYHWHGDREHKNVYLTFDDGPTPEATDFVLSQLAKHQFQATFFCIGDQVAKNPEIYDRIQEKGHRVGNHTFHHLNAWTARKDAYLNNVEYCSQLVNSSLFRPPYGRITDKVATGLKEKGYQIILWDVLSGDFDPSRTSDSCLKALKKNTRNGSVIVFHDSEKCLKQLEEILPTYLEFLKEYGWTSRVISGS, encoded by the coding sequence ATGGGGTGGTATCCAGATTGTGTTCCAGATTGGTTTTCTAACCTTTTTCCTAGTTACCACTGGCATGGCGATCGGGAACATAAAAATGTCTACCTTACTTTTGATGATGGCCCCACTCCAGAGGCAACGGACTTTGTCTTGAGCCAACTTGCAAAACACCAGTTTCAGGCGACGTTTTTCTGTATAGGAGATCAAGTAGCTAAAAACCCTGAAATCTATGATCGGATACAAGAAAAAGGTCATCGTGTGGGAAATCATACCTTCCATCATTTAAACGCTTGGACCGCTCGTAAAGACGCATACCTCAACAATGTGGAGTATTGTTCTCAACTGGTTAACTCCAGCCTGTTTAGACCACCTTATGGCCGCATAACTGATAAAGTTGCTACAGGCTTAAAAGAAAAAGGTTATCAGATCATTCTTTGGGATGTTCTTTCAGGAGATTTTGATCCCAGTAGAACTTCAGACTCTTGTTTAAAGGCTCTTAAAAAGAATACTCGTAACGGCAGTGTTATTGTCTTTCATGATAGTGAAAAGTGTTTGAAACAGCTGGAAGAGATCTTACCCACGTACTTAGAATTCCTAAAAGAATATGGATGGACCAGTAGGGTTATCTCTGGATCTTAG
- a CDS encoding thioredoxin family protein codes for MSKFGELISANVPVLFNFFTNWNEDTVAMNAVLRNVAAALGDKAKVIKIDIEKNQELSEALRIKGVPTFIIYKNGEMKWRQSGAQDDNTLIHQLQKFH; via the coding sequence ATGTCAAAGTTCGGTGAGCTGATTAGTGCAAATGTTCCAGTGTTGTTTAACTTTTTTACGAACTGGAACGAAGATACGGTTGCCATGAATGCGGTGCTTCGAAATGTTGCCGCTGCTCTAGGTGATAAGGCCAAGGTTATTAAAATTGATATTGAGAAAAATCAAGAGCTTTCAGAGGCGCTTAGAATCAAAGGGGTTCCTACATTTATTATCTATAAAAATGGAGAGATGAAGTGGAGACAAAGTGGAGCACAAGATGATAACACCTTGATCCATCAACTACAAAAATTTCATTAG
- a CDS encoding metallophosphoesterase, with amino-acid sequence MTRLLIVLAIFIALEIYAFQLIRTLSGDHWWKWVYLAVSIVVILNVILQFVLYPDRAQISDSRDIATTLVLAFFLLKLVFFLFMFGEDIYRSIEGLISTLSQKRESDQSFLPSRRAFIAKIGLAVAALPFGAILYGAWRGKYDYQVREYELSFDDLPEAFDGYKITQLSDIHVGSFDDREEVEYAVNLANEQQGDVILFTGDLVNNEAREMEGWEDLFGSLTAKDGVYSVLGNHDYGDYVSWEPKNTEKYTALELKEEAKKAKAENMQQLYKIQKDMGWRLLLDENEKITRGADSIQIVGVQNWGGGRFPKYGDLQKAATGLTNEEFKILLSHDPTHWDLQVKGDDKKYQLTLSGHTHGMQFGIEIPGFIKLSPAWFVYKKWAGIYKEADQFLNVNRGFGFLGYSGRAGIWPEITVITLKKS; translated from the coding sequence ATGACCAGACTCCTTATTGTACTAGCGATTTTTATCGCTCTAGAAATTTATGCCTTTCAGTTAATACGCACCTTATCCGGAGACCACTGGTGGAAATGGGTCTACCTAGCGGTATCTATAGTGGTGATTCTAAATGTGATTTTACAATTTGTATTATATCCAGATCGCGCTCAAATATCGGACTCTAGGGATATAGCCACTACGTTGGTACTGGCCTTCTTTCTGTTAAAACTGGTATTTTTTCTATTTATGTTCGGTGAGGATATTTACAGAAGTATAGAAGGTTTGATCAGCACGCTTTCGCAGAAGCGAGAATCAGATCAATCCTTTTTGCCCAGCAGAAGAGCTTTTATTGCAAAAATAGGTCTGGCAGTTGCAGCTTTACCCTTTGGTGCGATTCTTTATGGAGCATGGCGTGGTAAATACGACTATCAAGTTAGGGAATACGAGCTGTCTTTTGATGATCTTCCAGAGGCTTTTGACGGTTATAAAATTACTCAGTTGAGCGATATTCACGTCGGTAGTTTTGACGATAGGGAAGAAGTGGAGTACGCTGTAAATCTCGCCAATGAACAACAAGGCGATGTGATCCTATTCACCGGAGATCTGGTTAATAATGAGGCGAGAGAAATGGAAGGCTGGGAAGATCTTTTCGGATCTCTTACCGCAAAAGATGGAGTTTATTCGGTTTTGGGAAATCACGATTATGGCGATTATGTTTCTTGGGAACCTAAAAACACTGAAAAATATACTGCCTTAGAGTTGAAAGAAGAGGCCAAAAAGGCTAAAGCAGAAAATATGCAGCAGCTTTATAAAATCCAAAAGGATATGGGCTGGCGTTTATTACTAGATGAAAATGAAAAAATCACTCGTGGCGCTGATTCTATTCAAATAGTAGGGGTTCAAAATTGGGGAGGTGGTCGCTTTCCTAAATATGGAGACCTTCAAAAAGCAGCTACTGGATTGACTAATGAAGAGTTTAAAATACTTTTGAGTCATGACCCTACACACTGGGATTTACAGGTCAAAGGAGACGATAAAAAATACCAGCTTACCTTAAGTGGTCATACACACGGAATGCAATTTGGTATTGAGATTCCTGGTTTTATCAAATTGAGCCCGGCCTGGTTTGTCTATAAAAAATGGGCTGGAATTTATAAAGAGGCCGATCAGTTTTTAAATGTGAACAGAGGTTTTGGTTTTTTAGGATACTCAGGTCGTGCAGGAATATGGCCCGAGATTACGGTGATTACGTTGAAGAAAAGTTAG
- a CDS encoding endonuclease domain-containing protein: MNRRKPIHNLKPLENNRKQLRKRLTAAEAFLWNELKNQQFHGLKIRRQHSIKNYIVDFYCAQHKLIIELDGNYHDEPLQQEKDEARDQELIDMDLTIMRYENTYIFEELDHVLEDIKKHCAIE, encoded by the coding sequence ATGAATCGTCGCAAACCCATTCACAACCTTAAGCCTCTAGAAAATAATAGAAAGCAATTGAGAAAGAGACTCACTGCTGCCGAAGCTTTTCTGTGGAATGAATTGAAAAACCAACAATTCCATGGACTAAAAATTAGACGTCAACATTCTATAAAAAACTATATTGTAGATTTTTATTGCGCACAGCATAAGCTTATCATAGAGTTAGATGGGAACTATCATGATGAACCCCTACAGCAAGAAAAAGATGAGGCTAGAGATCAAGAATTAATTGATATGGACTTGACTATAATGAGGTATGAGAATACGTATATTTTTGAAGAGTTGGATCATGTGTTAGAAGATATAAAAAAACATTGTGCGATAGAATAG
- a CDS encoding MFS transporter translates to MSKNDPYAALRFREFNIFLCMRFLLVFGWSMQFIVIEWQVYSITKDPWSLAIIGLMEFVPAFAMALFAGHIVDQREKRNLLALCIGAFSLISLGLFLLTWPEVVGDWSTDTVLYAIYALVFFGGFLRSFFGPILFSLIALLVPKKAYPNAATWSSSAWQIASVVGLAFSGFAISWFGVHWSLCIVFSLVVLSFFTVFLISKKPILNTKVNEPILKSLKEGLSFVYKTKAILGALTLDMVSVLFGGAVILLPIFAQDILCVGSEGFGVLRAAPSVGAILTMIATAYIPISKNAGMKLLVAIFGFGVCIIVFGLSSIFWVSVVALFFSGVTDGVSMVIRQTILQLKTPDHMRGRVASVNSMFVGSSNELGAFESGLTAKLMGTVTAVVFGGTMTLITVVTTALVSPTFRKLDLRKDFEDNEDPDVE, encoded by the coding sequence TTGTCAAAAAACGATCCCTACGCTGCATTGCGATTTAGAGAATTTAATATTTTCCTATGCATGCGATTTTTATTAGTGTTTGGTTGGTCCATGCAGTTTATTGTAATCGAATGGCAAGTATATTCTATCACTAAGGATCCCTGGTCTCTTGCTATTATAGGTTTGATGGAGTTTGTTCCTGCCTTTGCCATGGCTTTGTTTGCTGGTCATATTGTGGATCAACGGGAAAAGCGCAATCTTCTAGCCCTTTGTATAGGTGCTTTTTCATTGATTAGTTTGGGATTATTTTTATTGACTTGGCCAGAAGTCGTTGGCGATTGGTCTACCGATACTGTTTTATATGCTATTTATGCTTTGGTCTTTTTCGGTGGTTTTTTAAGATCATTTTTTGGCCCTATATTATTTTCATTGATTGCGCTACTCGTTCCTAAGAAAGCATATCCTAATGCGGCAACTTGGAGCAGTTCTGCTTGGCAAATCGCCTCTGTTGTTGGCCTTGCTTTTTCTGGTTTTGCGATCAGTTGGTTTGGTGTGCATTGGTCCTTGTGTATTGTTTTTAGTTTGGTGGTGCTTTCCTTTTTTACCGTTTTCCTAATTTCCAAAAAACCAATATTAAATACTAAAGTTAATGAACCCATCCTAAAAAGTTTAAAAGAAGGGTTGAGTTTTGTTTACAAAACCAAAGCCATTTTAGGCGCCTTAACGCTGGATATGGTTTCCGTGCTTTTTGGAGGCGCGGTTATTTTGCTGCCCATTTTTGCTCAGGATATATTATGTGTAGGTAGTGAAGGTTTTGGAGTGCTGCGTGCCGCTCCATCGGTAGGTGCCATACTCACCATGATTGCAACCGCTTATATCCCAATCAGCAAGAATGCAGGTATGAAATTGCTAGTGGCTATTTTTGGTTTTGGAGTCTGTATTATTGTTTTTGGCTTGTCCTCTATCTTCTGGGTTTCTGTAGTGGCTTTGTTTTTTAGCGGTGTTACTGACGGCGTTTCTATGGTCATACGGCAAACTATTCTTCAACTTAAAACACCGGATCATATGCGAGGTCGTGTGGCTTCTGTCAACTCCATGTTTGTAGGCTCTTCTAACGAGTTAGGAGCTTTTGAAAGTGGACTCACTGCAAAATTGATGGGAACGGTTACAGCAGTAGTCTTCGGAGGTACCATGACTTTGATTACCGTTGTTACCACAGCACTGGTATCTCCTACGTTTAGAAAACTGGATTTGAGAAAGGATTTTGAAGATAATGAGGATCCTGATGTAGAATAA
- the polA gene encoding DNA polymerase I → MTNNGTDDKRLFLLDAYALIFRGYYALIKNPRINSAGMDTSAIMGFTNSLFDVIRREKPEFLAVAFDKGGSHERVALYEDYKANRDATPEAIKIAVPYIQRILKAMHIPIVVEEGIEADDLIGTLAKQAEKEGFTTYMVTPDKDYAQLVSENIFMYKPARMGNGIEIWGIPEVQKKFEVERPEQVIDYLGMMGDASDNIPGLPGVGDKTAKKFIATYGSMEGLLANVDKLKGKMKEKVRDNAELGLLSKKLATIRLDCPVTFNAKNYELDDPDVEAVHEIFDELEFRRAKETMAKIFSKEIAAVSSSNSSSNASSNSTSAGAGQFSLFDAPGSGTAAETETTGRKTLATSDHLYQLVEEGMGTKLFLQSLMKQSSVCFDTETTGLDPLAAELVGIAFSWEKGKGFYLPIPEDQETAQSIVDQLKPFFESEQIEKIGQNLKYDIKVLDKYGVRAKGPMFDTMLAHYLINPDMRHNMDVLAETYLNYTPQSIVELIGKKGKNQLSMRDVELEKQKEYAVEDADITFQLKENFTPELASAGTDSLFKDIEMPLLHVLAAMEIEGINLDETFLNSLSGALETDIAQLETAIYEAAGEEFNIGSPKQLGVILFEKLQLVDKPKKTKTGQYSTAEDVLSYLAKDHAIIQNVLDYRGLAKLKSTYVDALPSQVNPKTQRIHTNYMQTVAATGRLSSTDPNLQNIPIRTERGRQVRKAFVPRDKNYTLLAADYSQIELRIIAALSEEENMMAAFQSGEDIHASTAAKVFNVALEEVTREQRSNAKTVNFGIIYGVSAFGLSNQTDLSRGEAKELIDTYYASYPKLRAYMDDQVNFARENGYVETVLGRRRYLKDINSSNAVVRGAAERNAVNAPIQGSAADIIKLAMINIYKKFEQMNCKSKMLLQVHDELVFDIHNDELEDMKKLIQEEMQNAYKMSVPLDVEVGIGQNWLEAH, encoded by the coding sequence ATGACAAATAACGGTACAGACGATAAAAGATTATTTCTCCTAGATGCTTACGCCCTAATTTTTAGAGGTTATTACGCACTTATTAAAAACCCACGAATCAATAGCGCAGGAATGGATACCAGTGCCATTATGGGTTTTACCAATTCGTTATTTGACGTGATCAGAAGAGAAAAACCAGAATTTCTAGCCGTTGCTTTTGACAAGGGAGGCAGTCATGAACGTGTAGCGCTTTATGAAGACTATAAAGCAAATCGCGACGCGACTCCAGAGGCGATAAAAATAGCAGTTCCTTATATTCAGCGTATTTTAAAAGCCATGCATATTCCTATTGTGGTAGAAGAAGGAATTGAGGCTGATGACTTGATAGGGACACTTGCAAAACAAGCCGAAAAAGAAGGTTTCACCACTTATATGGTCACACCAGATAAAGATTATGCGCAACTGGTGTCTGAAAATATTTTTATGTACAAACCTGCACGAATGGGGAATGGTATTGAAATATGGGGGATTCCTGAGGTGCAAAAGAAGTTTGAAGTGGAGCGACCAGAGCAAGTGATCGATTACCTCGGGATGATGGGTGATGCAAGTGATAATATTCCTGGATTGCCTGGCGTAGGAGATAAAACAGCAAAGAAATTCATTGCTACTTATGGTTCTATGGAAGGTTTGCTAGCAAACGTCGATAAGCTAAAAGGCAAAATGAAGGAAAAGGTACGCGATAATGCAGAACTGGGGCTTCTTTCTAAAAAATTAGCCACCATACGACTGGATTGTCCAGTGACATTTAATGCCAAAAACTACGAGCTGGACGATCCAGATGTAGAAGCCGTTCATGAGATTTTTGACGAATTGGAATTTCGTCGCGCTAAGGAAACAATGGCAAAGATTTTTTCTAAAGAGATTGCGGCAGTGAGCTCTTCCAATTCGAGTTCAAATGCGAGTTCGAATTCTACGAGCGCGGGCGCAGGACAATTCTCCCTTTTTGATGCCCCTGGTTCAGGAACAGCCGCAGAAACCGAAACAACAGGTCGTAAAACACTTGCTACTAGCGATCATTTATACCAGCTGGTGGAAGAAGGAATGGGAACCAAGTTATTCTTGCAGTCCTTAATGAAACAATCCAGTGTTTGTTTTGATACAGAAACTACAGGCCTGGATCCGCTAGCTGCAGAACTGGTAGGAATTGCATTTTCATGGGAAAAAGGAAAGGGCTTTTACCTTCCTATTCCTGAAGATCAAGAGACAGCACAAAGCATTGTGGACCAACTAAAACCTTTTTTTGAAAGTGAGCAGATTGAAAAAATTGGTCAGAATTTAAAATATGATATTAAAGTATTGGACAAATATGGAGTGCGTGCTAAAGGACCTATGTTTGATACCATGCTGGCTCATTACCTGATCAATCCTGACATGCGTCATAACATGGATGTGCTCGCAGAAACCTATCTCAATTATACGCCACAATCTATTGTGGAGTTGATAGGAAAAAAAGGGAAAAACCAACTTTCCATGCGCGATGTGGAACTGGAAAAACAAAAAGAATACGCCGTTGAAGATGCTGATATCACCTTTCAATTAAAAGAAAACTTCACGCCAGAATTAGCTAGTGCAGGAACTGACAGCCTTTTTAAAGATATAGAAATGCCTTTACTGCATGTACTGGCCGCCATGGAAATAGAAGGAATCAACCTGGACGAAACCTTTTTAAATTCGCTTTCTGGAGCTTTAGAAACAGACATTGCCCAATTAGAAACAGCTATTTATGAAGCTGCTGGAGAAGAGTTCAACATCGGCTCTCCTAAGCAATTGGGAGTTATTCTTTTTGAAAAACTTCAACTGGTAGACAAACCTAAAAAAACCAAAACTGGTCAGTATTCCACTGCCGAAGATGTGTTGAGTTACCTGGCTAAAGATCATGCAATCATTCAAAATGTATTGGACTACAGAGGTCTGGCAAAGTTAAAATCCACTTATGTAGATGCACTACCCAGTCAGGTAAATCCTAAAACACAGCGCATTCACACCAATTATATGCAAACCGTAGCTGCAACCGGACGTTTGAGTTCTACAGATCCTAATTTACAAAACATTCCTATCCGAACGGAGCGCGGTAGACAAGTACGTAAAGCATTTGTCCCTAGAGATAAAAACTACACACTGCTCGCAGCCGACTATTCTCAGATAGAATTGAGAATCATTGCTGCTTTAAGCGAAGAAGAAAATATGATGGCTGCATTCCAAAGCGGCGAAGATATTCACGCTTCTACTGCGGCAAAAGTTTTTAATGTAGCCTTAGAAGAGGTCACCAGAGAACAACGTAGCAATGCCAAAACAGTCAACTTTGGAATTATCTATGGAGTCAGCGCTTTCGGACTGAGCAATCAAACCGATTTATCTCGTGGCGAGGCTAAAGAACTGATCGACACCTATTATGCGAGCTATCCTAAACTGCGCGCGTATATGGATGACCAAGTTAATTTTGCTCGTGAAAACGGCTATGTAGAGACCGTATTGGGAAGGCGTCGTTATTTAAAGGATATCAATAGTTCTAACGCAGTGGTGCGAGGCGCAGCCGAGCGTAATGCTGTAAACGCACCTATACAAGGAAGCGCAGCCGACATTATTAAACTTGCGATGATCAATATTTATAAAAAGTTTGAACAGATGAATTGCAAATCAAAAATGCTGCTGCAGGTGCATGATGAATTGGTTTTTGATATTCATAATGACGAACTAGAAGACATGAAAAAACTCATTCAAGAGGAGATGCAAAACGCTTATAAAATGTCGGTGCCGCTAGATGTAGAAGTGGGTATAGGACAGAATTGGTTAGAGGCGCATTAG